Proteins from a single region of Oncorhynchus nerka isolate Pitt River linkage group LG18, Oner_Uvic_2.0, whole genome shotgun sequence:
- the LOC135561732 gene encoding WD repeat-containing protein 19-like gives MLIRVSNNISKFPSHIVPILTSAVIECHRAGLRNSSFSFAAMLMRPEYRHKIDPKYRKKIEAMVRRPDTSEIEEETTPCPYCGFTLPQCELICPGCKNNLPYCIATGHHMLKEDWSVCPHCEFPALYSQLILLLETDSVCPMCSETLSVNQVEKMDDCSSFLQPDQSEH, from the exons ATGCTCATCAGAGTCTCCAACAACATCAGCAAATTCCCCTCcc acatcgTACCCATCCTGACGTCAGCGGTGATAGAGTGTCACCGGGCCGGTCTGAGGAACTCCTCGTTCAGCTTTGCCGCCATGCTGATGAGGCCAGAGTACCGTCACAAGATCGACCCCAAGTACCGCAAGAAAATAGAGGCTATGGTCCG tcGTCCAGACACCAGTGAGATAGAAGAGGAGACCACTCCTTGTCCATATTGTGGTTTCACGCTGCCTCAATGTGAACTGATCTGTCCTGGCTGCAAGAACAACCTGCCCTACTGCATCGccacg ggtcATCACATGCTGAAAGAGGATTGGTCAGTTTGTCCTCACTGTGAATTCCCTGCTCTCTACTCCCAGCTCATCCT gcTGTTGGAGACAGATAGTGTGTGTCCCATGTGTTCCGAGACTCTGAGTGTGAACCAGGTGGAGAAGATGGATGACTGTTCCAGCTTCCTGCAGCCTGACCAATCAGAGCACTGA